A genomic region of Raphanus sativus cultivar WK10039 chromosome 6, ASM80110v3, whole genome shotgun sequence contains the following coding sequences:
- the LOC108808780 gene encoding uncharacterized protein LOC108808780 isoform X2: protein MSYIPPHKRNLKDPVKPSPFPYSLLTKFEKNINELKSSSAKGNGIVYSEKYFTKWFLIGSNGIMDEVPPYVKLVPLSSDSSEHGVKALVLMNKDFHKVCMRTEESKDKEERTRWLLVAEKVAEDLMFAYDQANKCVEDHHLSDNAKLRLVARFGKMIFYGSKAGPVVDYSLKNSRRIFSTDVPTSFIQNIKSKAIPSHEFCIDGEKEKYIVKITGPSGIINCKCVVKEDKRLSMYKAELHPVRHSTIDISCIDKNLDVRLMLAGKRTISTLTQLLIRM, encoded by the exons ATGTCTTATATTCCTCCACATAAGCGAAACTTGAAGGATCCAGTTAAACCTTCCCCTTTTCCATATTCTCTTCTCACAAAATTCGAAAAGAACATCAATGAACTCAAAAGTAGCAGTGCTAAAGGCAATGGAATTGTGTACTCagaaaaatattttaccaaATGGTTTCTTATTGGTTCAAATGGAATTATGGACGAGGTTCCTCCATATGTCAAGCTTGTGCCCTTATCCTCTGATTCTTCTGAACATGGAGTAAAGGCTTTGGTATTGATGAACAAAGACTTTCACAAAG tGTGCATGAGGACTGAAGAGAGcaaagacaaagaagaaagaaCTAGGTGGCTCTTAGTAGCAGAGAAAGTCGCTGAGGACCTTATGTTTGCATATGACCAAGCTAATAAGTGTGTGGAGGATCATCATCTTTCAGATAATGCCAAACTAAGATTGGTTGCCAGGTTTGGAAAAATGATCTTTTATGG GAGCAAAGCTGGTCCTGTGGTTGATTATTCCCTAAAGAACTCGAGAAGGATATTCTCTACAGATGTACCAACCTCTTTCATACAAAACATCAAGTCTAAGGCTATACCAAGCCATGAGTTCTGTATAGACggagaaaaggaaaaatacaTCGTGAAGATTACTGGTCCCAGTGGAATCATCAATTGTAAATGTGTCGTGAAGGAAGATAAACGTCTCAGTATGTACAAG GCCGAGCTTCATCCTGTAAGGCATTCGACTATTGATATCTCTTGCATTGATAAGAATCTTGATGTAAGGCTTATGCTCGCCGGCAAAAGGACAATAAGCACCCTCACG CAATTGTTGATCCGAATGTGA
- the LOC108808780 gene encoding uncharacterized protein LOC108808780 isoform X1 — translation MSYIPPHKRNLKDPVKPSPFPYSLLTKFEKNINELKSSSAKGNGIVYSEKYFTKWFLIGSNGIMDEVPPYVKLVPLSSDSSEHGVKALVLMNKDFHKVCMRTEESKDKEERTRWLLVAEKVAEDLMFAYDQANKCVEDHHLSDNAKLRLVARFGKMIFYGSKAGPVVDYSLKNSRRIFSTDVPTSFIQNIKSKAIPSHEFCIDGEKEKYIVKITGPSGIINCKCVVKEDKRLSMYKAELHPVRHSTIDISCIDKNLDVRLMLAGKRTISTLTDYLVQQLLIRM, via the exons ATGTCTTATATTCCTCCACATAAGCGAAACTTGAAGGATCCAGTTAAACCTTCCCCTTTTCCATATTCTCTTCTCACAAAATTCGAAAAGAACATCAATGAACTCAAAAGTAGCAGTGCTAAAGGCAATGGAATTGTGTACTCagaaaaatattttaccaaATGGTTTCTTATTGGTTCAAATGGAATTATGGACGAGGTTCCTCCATATGTCAAGCTTGTGCCCTTATCCTCTGATTCTTCTGAACATGGAGTAAAGGCTTTGGTATTGATGAACAAAGACTTTCACAAAG tGTGCATGAGGACTGAAGAGAGcaaagacaaagaagaaagaaCTAGGTGGCTCTTAGTAGCAGAGAAAGTCGCTGAGGACCTTATGTTTGCATATGACCAAGCTAATAAGTGTGTGGAGGATCATCATCTTTCAGATAATGCCAAACTAAGATTGGTTGCCAGGTTTGGAAAAATGATCTTTTATGG GAGCAAAGCTGGTCCTGTGGTTGATTATTCCCTAAAGAACTCGAGAAGGATATTCTCTACAGATGTACCAACCTCTTTCATACAAAACATCAAGTCTAAGGCTATACCAAGCCATGAGTTCTGTATAGACggagaaaaggaaaaatacaTCGTGAAGATTACTGGTCCCAGTGGAATCATCAATTGTAAATGTGTCGTGAAGGAAGATAAACGTCTCAGTATGTACAAG GCCGAGCTTCATCCTGTAAGGCATTCGACTATTGATATCTCTTGCATTGATAAGAATCTTGATGTAAGGCTTATGCTCGCCGGCAAAAGGACAATAAGCACCCTCACG GACTACTTGGTTCAGCAATTGTTGATCCGAATGTGA
- the LOC108808780 gene encoding uncharacterized protein LOC108808780 isoform X3: MSYIPPHKRNLKDPVKPSPFPYSLLTKFEKNINELKSSSAKGNGIVYSEKYFTKWFLIGSNGIMDEVPPYVKLVPLSSDSSEHGVKALVLMNKDFHKVCMRTEESKDKEERTRWLLVAEKVAEDLMFAYDQANKCVEDHHLSDNAKLRLVARFGKMIFYGSKAGPVVDYSLKNSRRIFSTDVPTSFIQNIKSKAIPSHEFCIDGEKEKYIVKITGPSGIINCKCVVKEDKRLSMYKAELHPVRHSTIDISCIDKNLDVRLMLAGKRTISTLTVS, encoded by the exons ATGTCTTATATTCCTCCACATAAGCGAAACTTGAAGGATCCAGTTAAACCTTCCCCTTTTCCATATTCTCTTCTCACAAAATTCGAAAAGAACATCAATGAACTCAAAAGTAGCAGTGCTAAAGGCAATGGAATTGTGTACTCagaaaaatattttaccaaATGGTTTCTTATTGGTTCAAATGGAATTATGGACGAGGTTCCTCCATATGTCAAGCTTGTGCCCTTATCCTCTGATTCTTCTGAACATGGAGTAAAGGCTTTGGTATTGATGAACAAAGACTTTCACAAAG tGTGCATGAGGACTGAAGAGAGcaaagacaaagaagaaagaaCTAGGTGGCTCTTAGTAGCAGAGAAAGTCGCTGAGGACCTTATGTTTGCATATGACCAAGCTAATAAGTGTGTGGAGGATCATCATCTTTCAGATAATGCCAAACTAAGATTGGTTGCCAGGTTTGGAAAAATGATCTTTTATGG GAGCAAAGCTGGTCCTGTGGTTGATTATTCCCTAAAGAACTCGAGAAGGATATTCTCTACAGATGTACCAACCTCTTTCATACAAAACATCAAGTCTAAGGCTATACCAAGCCATGAGTTCTGTATAGACggagaaaaggaaaaatacaTCGTGAAGATTACTGGTCCCAGTGGAATCATCAATTGTAAATGTGTCGTGAAGGAAGATAAACGTCTCAGTATGTACAAG GCCGAGCTTCATCCTGTAAGGCATTCGACTATTGATATCTCTTGCATTGATAAGAATCTTGATGTAAGGCTTATGCTCGCCGGCAAAAGGACAATAAGCACCCTCACGGTTAgttaa